Proteins from a single region of Ananas comosus cultivar F153 linkage group 3, ASM154086v1, whole genome shotgun sequence:
- the LOC109708304 gene encoding protein NUCLEAR FUSION DEFECTIVE 6, chloroplastic/mitochondrial-like isoform X1 — MASTFVRSVARISSSSIRSRVSNASSAAARPFSLPAPSPSTSASSRIRRVAFVSRTPVELGSCGGASLFPLHSAVAAARLTSRLSTTSRSCRALTQEMGLSVRR, encoded by the exons aTGGCGTCCACCTTCGTAAGATCCGTGGCTCGCATCTCTTCCTCTTCGATCCGTTCTCGCGTCTCCAATGCCAGCTCCGCCGCCGCGCGACCCTTCTCCCTCCCCGCCCCATccccctccacctccgcctcttCGCGAATCCGCCGCGTCGCGTTCGTCTCTAG AACGCCGGTGGAGCTGGGGAGCTGCGGCGGCGCATCGCTGTTCCCTCTCCACagtgcggtggcggcggcgcggtTGACGTCGCGGCTGAGCACGACCTCGCGGAGCTGCAGAGCGCTTACACAGG AGATGGGTTTATCTGTTCGAAGGTGA
- the LOC109708304 gene encoding protein NUCLEAR FUSION DEFECTIVE 6, chloroplastic/mitochondrial-like isoform X2 has translation MASTFVRSVARISSSSIRSRVSNASSAAARPFSLPAPSPSTSASSRIRRVAFVSRTPVELGSCGGASLFPLHSAVAAARLTSRLSTTSRSCRALTQDENDGT, from the exons aTGGCGTCCACCTTCGTAAGATCCGTGGCTCGCATCTCTTCCTCTTCGATCCGTTCTCGCGTCTCCAATGCCAGCTCCGCCGCCGCGCGACCCTTCTCCCTCCCCGCCCCATccccctccacctccgcctcttCGCGAATCCGCCGCGTCGCGTTCGTCTCTAG AACGCCGGTGGAGCTGGGGAGCTGCGGCGGCGCATCGCTGTTCCCTCTCCACagtgcggtggcggcggcgcggtTGACGTCGCGGCTGAGCACGACCTCGCGGAGCTGCAGAGCGCTTACACAGG ATGAAAATGATGGTACGTGA
- the LOC109708304 gene encoding protein NUCLEAR FUSION DEFECTIVE 6, chloroplastic/mitochondrial-like isoform X3 — translation MASTFVRSVARISSSSIRSRVSNASSAAARPFSLPAPSPSTSASSRIRRVAFVSRTPVELGSCGGASLFPLHSAVAAARLTSRLSTTSRSCRALTQGT, via the exons aTGGCGTCCACCTTCGTAAGATCCGTGGCTCGCATCTCTTCCTCTTCGATCCGTTCTCGCGTCTCCAATGCCAGCTCCGCCGCCGCGCGACCCTTCTCCCTCCCCGCCCCATccccctccacctccgcctcttCGCGAATCCGCCGCGTCGCGTTCGTCTCTAG AACGCCGGTGGAGCTGGGGAGCTGCGGCGGCGCATCGCTGTTCCCTCTCCACagtgcggtggcggcggcgcggtTGACGTCGCGGCTGAGCACGACCTCGCGGAGCTGCAGAGCGCTTACACAGG GCACATGA
- the LOC109708304 gene encoding protein NUCLEAR FUSION DEFECTIVE 6, chloroplastic/mitochondrial-like isoform X4 → MASTFVRSVARISSSSIRSRVSNASSAAARPFSLPAPSPSTSASSRIRRVAFVSRTPVELGSCGGASLFPLHSAVAAARLTSRLSTTSRSCRALTQGILCRTYPGL, encoded by the exons aTGGCGTCCACCTTCGTAAGATCCGTGGCTCGCATCTCTTCCTCTTCGATCCGTTCTCGCGTCTCCAATGCCAGCTCCGCCGCCGCGCGACCCTTCTCCCTCCCCGCCCCATccccctccacctccgcctcttCGCGAATCCGCCGCGTCGCGTTCGTCTCTAG AACGCCGGTGGAGCTGGGGAGCTGCGGCGGCGCATCGCTGTTCCCTCTCCACagtgcggtggcggcggcgcggtTGACGTCGCGGCTGAGCACGACCTCGCGGAGCTGCAGAGCGCTTACACAGGGTATCCTCTGTCGTACCTATCCCGGACTTTAA
- the LOC109708221 gene encoding uncharacterized protein LOC109708221, with amino-acid sequence MVDTNIVCSMCGDIGFPEKLFQCIRCRYRSQHSYCTNYYSDEPSEVCDWCLSEERGGLKYGGSHSKKPGAVREASASAEKPKESIEREEIASGSRVKSGSGASSSKAAGRRYKLLKDVLC; translated from the exons ATGGTAGATACAAACATCGTATGCTCCATGTGCGGCGACATCGGCTTCCCCGAGAAGCTCTTCCAATGCATCCGATGCCGCTACCGCTCCCAACATTC CTACTGCACAAACTACTACAGTGACGAGCCATCAGAGGTTTGCGATTGGTGCCTGAGCGAGGAACGGGGCGGTCTAAAGTACGGCGGAAGCCATTCAAAGAAGCCAGGAGCCGTTCGAGAAGCTTCAGCTTCTGCAGAGAAGCCCAAAGAAAGCATCGAACGGGAGGAGATCGCGAGCGGCAGCCGGGTGAAGAGCGGGAGCGGCGCGTCTTCTTCTAAGGCGGCAGGGCGCAGGTACAAGCTTCTCAAGGATGTTTTGTGTTAA
- the LOC109707222 gene encoding metalloendoproteinase 1-MMP-like isoform X1 produces the protein MLLSIRPSLFAILLPLLLSRHLPTAASRPAPPSDTWRSSDRFMDAERGTHVAGLSDLKRYFSRFGYLPEPDPDANPTDAFDDRLETAVSLYQTRLGLRVTGKLDAATLAEITTPRCGVPDNATLAPSRAHSVGRFAFFPGEPRWARSGPIVLTYAVSPTATIHYLPRGTVEAVFDLAFARWAQAIPVQFTKTANYESADVKIGFYSGDHGDGEPFDGVLGVLAHAFSPESGRLHLDAAETWAVDFRRERSAVAVDLESVATHEIGHVLGLAHSAVKNSVMYPSLSPRTKKADLRADDVEGVQALYGSNPDFSFSSLIESDTTDSGSAAARRGGGVRSSCMGFLLVLVLVIVI, from the coding sequence ATGCTCCTCTCTATTCGCCCTTCTCTATTCGCTATTCTCCTGCCCCTCCTCCTTTCCCGCCACCTTCCAACCGCCGCCTCACGACCCGCCCCACCATCCGACACGTGGCGCTCTTCCGATCGCTTCATGGACGCGGAGCGCGGGACCCACGTCGCCGGTTTATCCGACCTGAAGCGCTACTTCTCCCGGTTCGGCTACCTCCCCGAACCCGACCCCGACGCGAACCCGACCGACGcgttcgacgatcggctcgagACGGCGGTCTCGCTCTACCAAACCCGGCTCGGCCTCCGGGTCACCGGGAAGCTCGACGCTGCCACCCTCGCCGAGATCACGACACCGCGATGCGGCGTCCCCGACAACGCCACCTTGGCCCCGAGCCGGGCCCACTCGGTCGGCCGGTTCGCGTTCTTCCCGGGCGAGCCGCGGTGGGCCCGGTCCGGTCCAATTGTGTTAACCTATGCTGTCTCTCCAACTGCCACTATACACTACTTGCCGCGCGGAACGGTGGAAGCAGTTTTCGACCTCGCGTTCGCTCGGTGGGCACAGGCGATCCCCGTGCAATTCACAAAAACCGCGAACTACGAATCGGCGGATGTTAAGATAGGCTTTTATTCGGGCGATCACGGCGATGGGGAGCCCTTCGACGGAGTGTTGGGCGTGCTGGCGCATGCGTTCTCGCCCGAGAGCGGGCGCCTCCACCTCGACGCTGCGGAGACGTGGGCGGTGGACTTCAGAAGAGAGCGGTCGGCGGTGGCCGTGGATTTGGAATCGGTAGCGACGCACGAGATCGGGCACGTGCTCGGGCTCGCTCACTCGGCGGTGAAAAACTCGGTTATGTACCCAAGCCTGAGTCCGAGGACGAAGAAGGCGGATTTAAGGGCCGACGACGTCGAAGGGGTGCAGGCGCTTTACGGGTCCAATCCGGATTTTAGTTTCAGCTCGCTCATCGAGTCCGACACTACGGACTCCGGCTCGGCGGCTGCTAGGAGAGGTGGTGGAGTGAGAAGTAGTTGTATGGGATTTTTGCTTGTGTTGGTGCTAGTTATTgtgatttag
- the LOC109707222 gene encoding metalloendoproteinase 1-MMP-like isoform X2: protein MLLSIRPSLFAILLPLLLSRHLPTAASRPAPPSDTWRSSDRFMDAERGTHVAGLSDLKRYFSRFGYLPEPDPDANPTDAFDDRLETAVSLYQTRLGLRVTGKLDAATLAEITTPRCGVPDNATLARSGPIVLTYAVSPTATIHYLPRGTVEAVFDLAFARWAQAIPVQFTKTANYESADVKIGFYSGDHGDGEPFDGVLGVLAHAFSPESGRLHLDAAETWAVDFRRERSAVAVDLESVATHEIGHVLGLAHSAVKNSVMYPSLSPRTKKADLRADDVEGVQALYGSNPDFSFSSLIESDTTDSGSAAARRGGGVRSSCMGFLLVLVLVIVI from the exons ATGCTCCTCTCTATTCGCCCTTCTCTATTCGCTATTCTCCTGCCCCTCCTCCTTTCCCGCCACCTTCCAACCGCCGCCTCACGACCCGCCCCACCATCCGACACGTGGCGCTCTTCCGATCGCTTCATGGACGCGGAGCGCGGGACCCACGTCGCCGGTTTATCCGACCTGAAGCGCTACTTCTCCCGGTTCGGCTACCTCCCCGAACCCGACCCCGACGCGAACCCGACCGACGcgttcgacgatcggctcgagACGGCGGTCTCGCTCTACCAAACCCGGCTCGGCCTCCGGGTCACCGGGAAGCTCGACGCTGCCACCCTCGCCGAGATCACGACACCGCGATGCGGCGTCCCCGACAACGCCACCTT GGCCCGGTCCGGTCCAATTGTGTTAACCTATGCTGTCTCTCCAACTGCCACTATACACTACTTGCCGCGCGGAACGGTGGAAGCAGTTTTCGACCTCGCGTTCGCTCGGTGGGCACAGGCGATCCCCGTGCAATTCACAAAAACCGCGAACTACGAATCGGCGGATGTTAAGATAGGCTTTTATTCGGGCGATCACGGCGATGGGGAGCCCTTCGACGGAGTGTTGGGCGTGCTGGCGCATGCGTTCTCGCCCGAGAGCGGGCGCCTCCACCTCGACGCTGCGGAGACGTGGGCGGTGGACTTCAGAAGAGAGCGGTCGGCGGTGGCCGTGGATTTGGAATCGGTAGCGACGCACGAGATCGGGCACGTGCTCGGGCTCGCTCACTCGGCGGTGAAAAACTCGGTTATGTACCCAAGCCTGAGTCCGAGGACGAAGAAGGCGGATTTAAGGGCCGACGACGTCGAAGGGGTGCAGGCGCTTTACGGGTCCAATCCGGATTTTAGTTTCAGCTCGCTCATCGAGTCCGACACTACGGACTCCGGCTCGGCGGCTGCTAGGAGAGGTGGTGGAGTGAGAAGTAGTTGTATGGGATTTTTGCTTGTGTTGGTGCTAGTTATTgtgatttag
- the LOC109707308 gene encoding squamosa promoter-binding-like protein 7 has protein sequence MESGGGGGKSGHGGSSWGGSWELGNWTSAAVAANFPACYNAQGLEIAASASASASRSAFPDRAGVPLEGGDHAAEISQCAHRSFRSHHLTCLKLGKRHYYEEERLCGGASAAAGKREKAAAAAAAAGTPFPRCQVEGCDKSLVDAKDYHKRHKVCDVHAKAPKVIVLGAEQRFCQQCSRFHVISEFDDAKRSCRRRLAGHNERRRKSNTHDSLIRNPSSHSIEGTIMGPRFSHASNSPARALSLLSSKAASLPWVSPSDLSSRSSAALRELIEENRAALLSRQLLSNRSDLPNQGPTNHIAFPHWPQQNQVVSQFPRLADGWDHLQGAGAHVTLDLMQVPNPSFGAIPRRSRAKDGEEDCSDIWKSWEDAHVV, from the exons ATGGaaagcggaggcggaggtgggaAAAGCGGGCACGGAGGTTCCTCCTGGGGGGGTTCCTGGGAACTGGGGAACTGGACTTCCGCCGCCGTAGCAGCAAATTTCCCCGCGTGCTACAACGCGCAGGGCCTCGAGATCGCCGCGTCCGCGTCCGCGTCCGCGTCCCGCTCAGCTTTCCCCGACCGCGCGGGGGTCCCGCTCGAGGGCGGGGACCACGCCGCGGAGATCTCGCAGTGCGCGCACCGCAGCTTCCGCAGCCACCACCTCACGTGCCTGAAGCTCGGGAAGAGGCACTACTACGAGGAGGAGAGGCTTTGCGGCGGCGCTTCCGCGGCGGCCGGAAAGCGGGaaaaggcggcggcggcggcggcggcggcggggacgcCGTTTCCGAGGTGCCAGGTGGAGGGTTGTGATAAGTCGTTGGTGGACGCCAAGGATTACCACAAGCGCCACAAGGTGTGCGACGTGCACGCCAAGGCCCCCAAAGTCATCGTCCTCGGCGCCGAGCAGAGGTTTTGCCAACAATGTAGCAG GTTCCATGTGATCTCTGAGTTCGACGACGCGAAGCGGAGTTGTAGGAGGAGGCTCGCAGGGCACAACGAGCGCCGGAGAAAGAGCAACACCCACGATTCCCTCATCAGAAACCCTTCCTCTCACTCTATAG AAGGCACGATTATGGGTCCGAGGTTCTCTCACGCATCAAACTCACCAGCTcgtgctctctctcttctgtCATCCAAGGCTGCTTCCTTGCCTTGGGTTTCACCATCTGACCTCTCTTCTCGGTCCAGCGCTGCCCTTCGCGAACTCATAGAAGAGAACCGCGCCGCCTTACTGTCACGACAGCTGTTATCCAACCGAAGCGACTTGCCCAACCAAGGTCCTACAAACCACATCGCGTTTCCCCATTGGCCACAACAGAACCAAGTCGTGTCGCAATTCCCGCGGCTTGCTGATGGCTGGGACCACCTCCAGGGGGCAGGGGCACACGTGACGCTGGACCTCATGCAGGTGCCGAACCCTTCTTTTGGAGCCATTCCACGAAGGAGCAGGGCCAAAGACGGCGAAGAGGATTGCTCTGATATTTGGAAGTCCTGGGAGGATGCTCATGTGGTATGA
- the LOC109708104 gene encoding squamosa promoter-binding-like protein 8 — MMMDYEWGNPASAAAAMLLFGEESGADTGQDQRAVFDHYGVHGLNTIGISDYFPQPPQPLTAAALFSPSSSSSSSCHPRYGLALPPAPTRIGLNLGVRTYFSSASPEDELAAAAGNPPRACRRRTRTARCQAEGCGADLTHAKHYHRRHKVCEFHSKASIVITAGLSQRFCQQCSRFHVLAEFDQGKRSCRKRLADHNRRRRKSQDLSTAPISSQANNNAPNIANTNSSGSSGITTSHSPAKPETALFNNNNNNNNNSSTNNNNDINNDNNNNDDDDDDGGQINNRNSAFSAFIGCNPEGDSSASHVSSTLAPPVAQVALGLGRSSGIVTPVANAIMGLSATSSTGTTSPTSMSFLPHLGEQRFSSWVAPTRAAEDDSCIRGIYQSK, encoded by the exons atGATGATGGATTACGAATGGGGGAACCCggcgagcgcggcggcggcgatgctgCTCTTCGGCGAGGAATCGGGCGCCGACACGGGGCAGGATCAGCGGGCGGTGTTCGACCACTACGGCGTGCACGGGCTCAACACGATCGGCATCAGCGACTACTTCCCGCAGCCGCCGCAGCCGCTGACGGCGGCGGCGCTCttctcgccgtcgtcgtcgtcgtcgtcctcctgcCACCCGCGGTACGGGCTGGCGCTGCCGCCGGCGCCCACCCGGATCGGGCTGAACCTCGGGGTGCGCACCTACTTCTCGTCGGCGTCCCCCGAGGACGAGCTGGCTGCTGCCGCGGGGAACCCGCCGCGCGCCTGCCGCCGCCGGACGCGCACCGCCCGCTGCCAGGCCGAGGGATGCGGCGCCGACCTCACCCACGCCAAGCACTACCACCGCCGCCACAAGGTCTGCGAGTTCCACTCCAAAGCATCCATCGTCATCACTGCCGGCCTCTCCCAACGCTTCTGCCAGCAATGCAGCAG GTTTCATGTGCTGGCGGAGTTCGACCAAGGGAAGCGGAGCTGCCGGAAGCGGCTGGCCGATCACAACCGTCGGCGGAGGAAGTCTCAGGACCTATCGACGGCTCCGATCAGCTCCCAGGCTAATAACAACGCACCCAATATTGCAAACACAaacagcagcggcagcagcggcaTAACAACTTCCCACTCTCCGGCGAAACCAGAGACCGCTCtattcaacaacaacaacaataacaataataatagtagtactaataataataatgatattaataacgataacaacaacaacgacgacgacgacgatgacggcGGCCAAATTAACAATCGAAACAGCGCGTTCTCGGCGTTCATCGGGTGCAACCCGGAGGGGGATTCGAGCGCGAGCCACGTGTCATCCACGCTGGCCCCCCCGGTGGCGCAGGTGGCGCTGGGGCTGGGACGCAGCAGCGGCATCGTCACGCCGGTCGCGAATGCGATAATGGGTTTGTCGGCGACGTCGTCGACTGGGACGACATCGCCGACTAGCATGTCGTTCTTGCCGCACCTCGGCGAGCAGAGGTTTTCGAGCTGGGTGGCACCAACAAGGGCGGCTGAAGATGATAGCTGTATTAGAGGGATCTACCAGAGCAAGTAG